The Colletotrichum higginsianum IMI 349063 chromosome 2, whole genome shotgun sequence genome has a segment encoding these proteins:
- a CDS encoding Gentisate 1,2-dioxygenase has protein sequence MDSPHEDDNKARAMNDYLQELPSQHLEPLWSQMNVMVPPTPAPVAKPHIWKYADSLPLLHKAAEMVGEKQAERRVLMLVNPNMESPYTTDTIYGGLQIVNPGETAPAHRHIAFALRFIIDGEGFTAVEGKKMPLRRGDVVVTPTWHWHDHGNESDAPVIWLDALNLPLFRFTPVHFAEQYHESRYPSVPTENCEWRHPWAEVEAALDAQDGPYAVHHYTVHGKPLSSILGAQAERIGGHHTTDEVREQASFLYHCYEGRGRTIVEPPTGPRVVFRWSARDTFAVPAWSKIQHVNEDSAAAYLVAVSDRPLLSSIGLVKPQA, from the exons ATGGACTCCCCTCATGAGGACGACAACAAGGCCAGGGCCATGAACGACTACCTTCAGGAGCTCCCCTCACAGCACCTGGAGCCCCTGTGGTCTCAGATGAACGTCATGGTGCCACCCACACCCGCGCCCGTCGCGAAGCCTCATATCTGGAAATACGCCGACAGCCTGCCCCTCCTGcacaaggccgccgagatggTCGGTgagaagcaggccgagaGGAGAGTCCTGATGCTGGTAAACCCCAACATGG AGTCCCCTTACACGACGGACACCATCTACGGAGGTCTCCAGATCGTCAACCCCGGCGAGACCGCCCCGGCCCACCGCCAcatcgccttcgccctccgcttcatcatcgacggcgaaggGTTCACGGCCGTCGAGGGTAAGAAGATGCCCCTTCggcgcggcgacgtcgtcgtcacgcCCACGTGGCACTGGCACGACCACGGCAACGAGAGCGACGCGCCCGTCATCTGGCTCGACGCCCTCAACCTGCCTCTTTTCCGCTTCACCCCCGTGCACTTTGCGGAACAGTACCACGAGAGCCGCTACCCCAGCGT ACCGACGGAGAACTGCGAGTGGAGGCACCCCTGGGCCGAGGTTGAGGCCGCGCTCGACGCCCAGGACGGACCCTACGCCGTCCACCACTACACCGTCCACGGCAAGCCGCTGTCGTCCATCCTCGGGGCGCAGGCCGAGCGCATCGGTGGGCACCACACGACGGACGAGGTCCGCGAGCAGGCCTCGTTCCTCTACCACTGCTACGAGGGCCGGGGCCGGACCATCGTCGAGCCCCCGACGGGGCCCCGCGTCGTCTTCCGGTGGTCCGCGCGGGACACCTTCGCCGTGCCGGCGTGGTCGAAGATTCAGCACGTCAACGAGGACTCTGCGGCGGCGtacctcgtcgccgtcagcgACAGGCCGCTGCTGAGCAGCATCGGGCTCGTCAAGCCGCAGGCGTAG
- a CDS encoding C6 transcription factor: MDPPPKRMRMMDAGRGGFPDMGVMSGGGVGSPPGRPSPGDVGVDHHVQQHQQQQQQQQQQQQHFVTEQVDPRMPAKQRTWSRASSACQTCRGRKTKCDNERPICGYCRRVGATCTYIEDSAPATSLCQGVGPRLLGAIENLANLIQRNEENFRAIPQLSRDLSRDSTDYPDSPTFQGRHESGILGQDGGGGDGANKWSKTNLSLSDTAGLDTVLEWPIFPKPVPFAINPFSHASPRSSEVFSPRSPPAMEFYELSRLADLFLANVRPMNPVVEPAVLRQMIKQVAENGPDWSSATCIVALTCALGAISQRPGQRTPSGTPRGYSVEPNRHLASRYWSVAEKRLGFSMGSPGWESVQCLCLAGIWHMYNMDPLQAWKCFSMASNTWYTTSLMNKYDAHEHPPTASHRAETPSADFPQSLTLEQTLYFTCFNDLAFELSLPGSILAGVDYPYSLPAPPSLGVTNLDNKALMMEQRSWYYYLAEISARHLINRIAQAQKRCPPHPTETGIDRMLEVFEVFEAQLTDWYEQLAPPISFQVPTGDIAPLTDDLCQMLRGRYLAMRELLCRPFVCLASTISVGITVSESTVARVAEIASRGLQYCLFRIQATSSSPHHGLWLQLRVFVTCSLLLTAAERAQTIPSLNMPTRLIYPQNWRRTILAQKDILSNCWEFEEGGISDCAKVLDWALAKFTLG, translated from the exons ATGGACCCACCGCCGAAGAGAATGAGGATGATGGACGCCGGTCGGGGGGGCTTCCCCGACATGGGCGTCAtgtccggcggcggcgtcggctcgcctcccggccgccccaGCCCTGGCGATGTTGGCGTCGATCACCACGTGCAGCAAcatcagcaacaacagcagcagcagcagcagcagcagcagcacttcGTCACGGAGCAGGTCGATCCCAGGATGCCGGCGAAGCAGAGGACCTGGTCCCGCGCGTCGTCCGCCTGCCAGACCTGCCGCGGCCGCAAGACAAAGTGCGACAACGAGCGGCCCATCTGCGGCTATTGCAGACGCGTCGGCGCCACCTGTACCTACATTGAGGACTCTGCCCCGGCCACGTCGTT ATGCCAAGGGGTCGGGCCGCGTCTACTTGGCGCAATAGAGAACCTGGCCAACCTCATCCAGCGCAACGAGGAGAACTTCCGCGCCATCCCCCAGCTGAGCCGCGACCTATCCCGTGACTCGACCGACTATCCGGACAGTCCAACCTTTCAGGGCCGCCATGAATCCGGCATCCTCggccaggacggcggcggcggcgatggggcCAACAAGTGGTCGAAGACGAACCTCTCCCTCTCGGACAcggccggcctcgacacGGTGCTCGAGTGGCCCATCTTCCCCAAGCCGGTGCCCTTCGCCATCAACCCCTTCAGCCACGCGTCCCCGCGCAGCTCCGAGGTCTTCTCGCCGCGGTCCCCGCCCGCCATGGAGTTCTACGAGCTGTCCCGGCTCGCGGACCTGTTCCTCGCCAACGTCCGCCCCATGAaccccgtcgtcgagcccgccgtGCTGCGCCAGATGATCAAGCAGGTCGCCGAGAACGGCCCGGACTGGTCCTCGGCCACCTGCATCGTCGCCCTCACCTgcgccctcggcgccatATCCCAGCGGCCGGGCCAGAGGACCCCGAGCGGGACGCCCCGCGGGTACTCGGTCGAGCCGAACCGTCACCTGGCGTCCAGGTACTGGtccgtcgccgagaagcgGCTGGGGTTCTCCATGGGGTCGCCCGGCTGGGAATCCGTTCAATGCTTGTGCCTTGCAGG GATCTGGCACATGTACAACATGGATCCCCTGCAGGCCTGGAAATGCTTCAGTATGGCGAGCAACACCTGGTACACAACCTCTCTCATGAACAAGTATGACGCGCACGAACACCCCCCGACTGCTTCTCATCGG GCCGAAACGCCGTCCGCCGACTTCCCTCAGTCACTGACCCTAGAGCAGACCCTCTACTTCACCTGCTTCAA TGACCTCGCCTTCGAGCTGTCCCTCCCCGGCTCCATTCTCGCCGGCGTAGACTACCCCTACAGCCTTCCCGCGCCTCCCAGCCTCGGCGTCACGAACCTCGACAACAAGGCCCTCATGATGGAGCAGAGGTCCTGGTACTACTACCTCGCCGAGATCTCGGCCCGGCACCTCATCAACCGCATCGCCCAGGCCCAGAAGCGCTGTCCCCCGCACCCGACCGAGACCGGCATCGACCGCATGCTCGAGGTCTTTGAGGTCTTCGAGGCCCAGCTGACCGACTGGTACGAGCAGCTGGCGCCCCCCATCTCCTTCCAGGTCCCCACGGGAGACATCGCGCCCCTGACGGACGACCTGTGCCAGATGCTGCGGGGGCGGTACCTCGCCATGCGCGAGCTGCTCTGCCGGCCCTTTGTGTGCCTCGCCTCCACCATCTCCGTCGGCATCACCGTGTCCGAGAGCACCGTCGCGCGGGTGGCCGAGATCGCCTCGCGCGGCCTGCAGTACTGCCTCTTCCGCATCCAggccacctcgtcgtcgccccaTCACGGCCTCTGGCTGCAGCTGCGCGTCTTCGTCACCTGCTCCCTCCTCctgaccgccgccgagcgcgcCCAGACGATCCCCTCGCTCAACATGCCCACGCGGCTGATCTACCCGCAGAACTGGAGGCGGACGATCCTGGCCCAGAAGGACATCCTGTCCAACTGCTGGGAgttcgaggagggcggcatCAGCGACTGCGCCAAGGTGCTGGACTGGGCGCTGGCCAAGTTTACCCTGGGATGA
- a CDS encoding Lactose permease: MGFLKSKPPKKAAAQAVGPDLLAVLPENPAPWYRTKHLLLLNLTLLIPMLSSASVGFDGAMMNGLQTLTQWRGYFGNPSAPVLGTMNAVYPIGKIMGLVPTTYLADRYGRKVPMWVGFALLLVGAALQGASTSLPMFVVSRWLLGAATAFIAQPAPILVTELAYPTMRGKISALYNTFFFLGAILAAWSTYATFRLPSTWSWRIPSILQGALPAIQFAFFYLVPESPRWLVAHGKTEQARAVFVRYHAGGDASSALVDYEIAEIEENLRLETEAVRSSSYADLVRTAPNRRRTLIAVLVGLGAQWVGNGVISYYLVLVLNTVGITETKDQALINGLLQVFNWVAAVFAGAMMVDRVGRRKLFLTSTAGMLACYIVWTALTSVFTRTKDERAGYAVVAFIFIYYFFYDIAWSPLLMSYPVEIFPYTLRGRGLSVSLGSTFVGLIIGQFVNPIGMASLGWKYYIVFCVILTVLLFLIWLLFPETKGRTLEQIAEVFDGKNHALGAGIAKEKADDEFVEVEDAADRKV; this comes from the exons ATGGGCTTCCTCAAGTCGAAGCCGCCCAAGAAGGCGGCTGCACAGGCCGTCGGGCCTGACTTGCTTGCA GTCCTGCCCGAGAATCCTGCGCCGTGGTACCGCACCAAGCATCTGCTTCTGCTCAACCTGACTCTTCTGATCCCCAtgttgtcgtcggcctcggttGGCTTCGACG GGGCCATGATGAACGGCCTGCAGACGCTCACGCAGTGGCGCGGCTACTTCGGCAACCCGAGCGCGCCCGTCCTCGGCACGATGAACGCCGTCTACCCCATCGGCAAGATCATGGGCCTCGTGCCGACGACGTACCTGGCCGACCGCTACGGCCGCAAGGTGCCCATGTGGGTGGGCTTCGCCCTgctgctcgtcggcgccgctcTCCAGGGCGCGAGCACCAGCCTGCCCATGTTCGTCGTCTCGCGCTGgctgctcggcgccgccaccgccttcATCGCCCAGCCGGCGCCGATCCTGGTCACGGAGCTGGCCTACCCGACGATGCGCGGCAAGATCAGCGCGCTCTACAACACCTTTTTC TTTCTTGGGGCCATCCTTGCCGCCTGGTCCACGTACGCAACCTTCCGGCTGCCCTCAACCTGGAGCTGGCGGATCCCGTCCATCCTGCAGGGCGCCCTCCCGGCGATCCAGTTCGCCTTCTTCTACTTGGTGCCCGAGTCCCCCCGGTGGCTCGTCGCCCACGGCAAGACCGAGCAGGCCCGGGCCGTCTTCGTGCGCTaccacgccggcggcgacgcctcctcggcgctcGTCGACTACGagatcgccgagatcgaggagaaCCTCCGCctcgagaccgaggccgtccggtcctcgtcgtacgccgacctcgtccgcaCGGCGCCgaaccgccgccgcaccctcatcgccgtgctcgtcggcctcggcgcccagTGGGTCGGCAACGGCGTCATCTCGTACTACCTCGTGCTCGTGCTCAACACGGTCGGCATCACCGAGACCAAGGACCAGGCCCTCATCAACGGCCTGCTGCAGGTCTTCAACtgggtcgccgccgtcttcgccggcgccatgatggtcgaccgcgtcggccgccgcAAGCTGTTCCTCACGTCGACCGCCGGCATGCTCGCGTGCTACATCGTCTGGACCGCCCTGACGAGCGTCTTCACCCGCACCAAGGACGAGAGGGCCGGctacgccgtcgtcgccttcatcttcatctaCTACTTCTTCTACGACATCGCCTGGTCGCCCCTGCTCATGTCCTACCCGGTCGAGATCTTCCCCTACACCCTGCGCGGGAGGGGCCTGTCCGTGTCCCTGGGGTCGACCTTCGTCGGCCTCATTATCGGGCAGTTCGTCAACCCGATCGGCATGGCCAGCCTGGGGTGGAAGTACTACATCGTCTTCTGCGTCATCCTGACCGTCCTGCTGTTTCTCATCTGGCTCCTCTTccccgagaccaagggcCGGACGCTGGAGCAGATCGCCGAGGTCTTTGACGGCAAGAAccacgccctcggcgccggcatcgcaaaggagaaggccgacgacgagtttGTCGAGGTGGAAGACGCCGCGGACAGGAAGGTTTAG
- a CDS encoding Integral membrane protein produces MADKSTQIVVTASLFLLLTWIAVGLRVYCRAYLVRSLGIDDKLMAFLLLWWILELMNVVSTCLLKISVGFFLLRVAVDRPHVWILRVLMAGTVFFGATYLAMVAAQCRPLSTYWTQGPRTPGHCWPRQVIYVMTIAATVVNTGADFVFGTLPWFIVRSLNIPLGNKIVVVCILGLAAMTFRGSTATIVRAFYIPSLLESDNFLYETSGFAIWSTVEPGVGMIAASIATLRPLYRLIVSKLHGSLGSRNPRAAEREMRARQQARRNETRRMVRRAHNLDTESGPVGTDIMSPRGIFEVEPRLGESSKYTNSTNRVELSHIATIPESVGVVNPNSRESSARPEGDPGRAREPTDGDSGGSGSREPREHGSQVEDVRELSSGLFSPRIAWEPPQVSPFSSSWSLRTRDSRRSSQNGARTGAQKSETIDRMKLDGHVQP; encoded by the exons ATGGCGGACAAGAGCACGCAGATCGTCGTCACTGCCTCATTGTTCCTTCTTCTGACGTGGATCGCGGTCGGGCTCCGTGTCTACTGCCGGGCGTATCTGGTCCGAtccctcggcatcgacgacaaATTGATGGCGTTCCTCCTG CTCTGGTGGATCCTCGAGCTCATGAACGTGGTCTCGACGTGCCTGCTCAAGATCTCGgtcggcttcttcctcctaCGCGtggccgtcgaccgcccGCACGTCTGGATCCTGCGCGTGCTGATGGCCGGcaccgtcttcttcggcgccaCGTACCTCGCCATGGTCGCGGCGCAGTGCCGGCCCCTATCGACGTACTGGACGCAGGGCCCGCGGACGCCGGGCCACTGCTGGCCGCGGCAGGTCATCTACGTCATGACCATCGCGGCGACGGTCGTCaacaccggcgccgacttCGTGTTCGGCACGCTGCCGTGGTTCATCGTGCGGTCCCTCAACATACCGCTCGGGAACAAGATCGTGGTGGTGTGCATCCTGGGGCTGGCCGCCAT GACGTTCAGAGGAAGCACGGCAACGATAGTGCGGGCGTTCTACATCCCTTCGCTGCTAGAAAGCGACAACTTCTTGT ACGAGACATCGGGCTTCGCCATCTGGAGCACGGTCGAGCCAGGCGTAGGCATGATAGCCGCCTCCATAGCGACCCTCCGCCCCCTCTACCGACTCATCGTATCCAAGCTTCACGGCTCGCTGGGCAGTCGGAACCCCAGGGCAGCTGAGCGCGAAATGCGAGCGAGGCAGCAGGCTCGGCGCAACGAGACAAGGCGCATGGTCCGGCGGGCGCACAATCTCGACACCGAGAGCGGGCCGGTCGGTACGGACATCATGTCGCCGCGGGGCATCTTCGAGGTCGAACCCCGCCTCGGGGAGAGCAGCAAGTACACGAACTCGACGAACCGCGTGGAACTGAGCCATATCGCCACTATCCCCGAAAGCGTCGGCGTGGTCAACCCCAATAGTCGAGAGTCGTCCGCGAGACCCGAGGGCGACCCGGGGCGAGCCAGGGAACCTACAGACGGTGACTCTGGGGGAAGTGGAAGTAGAGAGCCGAGGGAACATGGTAGTCAAGTAGAGGATGTTCGAGAGTTGTCCTCTGGCTTGTTTTCGCCCCGGATTGCGTGGGAACCGCCTCAGGTCTCGCCGTTCTCATCAAGCTGGAGTTTGCGGACTCGCGACAGCCGTCGCAGTTCACAGAATGGTGCGAGAACAGGGGCTCAGAAATCAGAAACCATCGACCGCATGAAGCTTGATGGACACGTTCAACCTTGA
- a CDS encoding Fungal specific transcription factor codes for MSLDGPVRERERQLFIYFGFHPPDRLILTLMNSMIAITHGRPAMVSDQLASSVVLPSIPDMDANTEHGVQLDAVSLHRLRYQGFFHKSLELYEVINYAVLAFYSSTSPLKSSTHTNGGAANSSQRLSELPDLDLGKALQLDQRLTKWEKSLPSFLTMADEPENTLGEVFRRQAVILRIRLLHARMLLLRPMLARFCLSHPADPSSSSSSQPCHEDLSSRVTQQCAMACVEAAQSLISFIVRFQRHDGSLGLLPAWWYRVFYIYTAATVLIAARLRPAVFSALDISRSWNQAMGLLHDHEDLGPSPRRCAAALQILSSKMFQDQQQQQQQQQHQQQNHQQHHQHQNQNQQQHQSQSVASLLATDANSSAVPNMAGEQQQETFDMPFPYLAQDAAFDLDAISFDVNDFSWLNSMPGSL; via the exons ATGTCTCTTGATGGACCggtaagagagagagagagacagctctttatatacttcGGGTTTCACCCACCAGACCGTTTGATTCTGACGTTGATGAACAGCATGATCGCCATCACCCACGGACGACCCGCCATGGTCTCGGATCAGCTCGCATCGAGTGTCGTGCTGCCTTCGATACCAGACATGGATGCCAACACGGAGCACGGAGTGCAACTAGACGCCGTCTCGCTGCACAGGCTCCGCTACCAGGGCTTCTTTCACAAGTCGCTGGAGCTGTACGAAGTCATCAACTACGCCGTCCTGGCCTTCTactcgtcgacctcgccccTGAAGTCGTCTACACACACCAACGGCGGCGCAGCAAACAGCAGCCAGCGTCTCTCTGAGCTGCCCGACTTGGACCTCGGCAAGGCCTTGCAGCTGGACCAGAGACTGACGAAGTGGGAAAAGAGCCTCCCCAGCTTCCTGACCATGGCCGACGAGCCCGAGAACACTTTGGGGGAGGTGTTCCGGAGACAGGCCGTCATTCTACGCATCAG ACTCCTCCACGCCCGCATGCTTCTCCTCAGACCGATGCTCGCCCGCTTCTGCCTCTCGCACCCGGCCGacccgtcatcgtcgtcgtcgtcccagcCGTGCCACGAGGACCTCTCGTCCCGCGTGACGCAGCAGTGCGCCATGGCctgcgtcgaggccgcccagAGCCTCATCTCCTTCATCGTCCGCTTCCAGCGCCACGACGGctccctcggcctgctcccGGCCTGGTGGTACCGCGTCTTCTACATCTACACCGCCGCGaccgtcctcatcgccgcccgGCTGCGgcccgccgtcttctcggcgcTCGACATCTCCCGCTCGTGGAACCAGGCCATGGGCCTCCTGCACGACCACGAGGACCTCggcccgtcgccgaggaggtgcgccgccgcgctgcaGATCCTCTCGAGCAAGATGTTCCaggaccagcagcagcaacaacagcagcagcagcatcagcagcagaATCATCAGCaacatcatcagcatcagaATCAGAAtcaacagcagcaccaaTCGCAGTCTGTGGCGTCTCTCTTGGCCACGGACGCCAActcgtcggcggtgccgaACATGGCTGGcgaacagcagcaggagaCGTTCGACATGCCGTTTCCGTACTTGGCGCAGGATGCCGCCTTTGACTTGGACGCGATATCGTTCGATGTCAACGACTTTTCGTGGCTCAACAGCATGCCTGGGAGCTTATAA
- a CDS encoding 5-carboxymethyl-2-hydroxymuconate isomerase — MSWDRLIRFVDDNDVEHFGEPQVQDESEFTALLDKNDLWAVVYDGASPVSPLTKGERVHVKALRPLLTPKDVPIIRCIGLNYVKHILSDIRVAVKEGGRTPPPYPSVFIKPATSVAAWNEDVPIPKVAQDGTVDYEGELAFVIGKTGKNIPKEQALEYVAGYLTANDVSARAWQRDPAKAGGVPQWCFSKGFDKFAPFSPVLVSPAVVGNASDLTLQTFVNGEERQNESTGDLLFGVEEIVSFISQGTTLEAGTVVLTGTPSGVGMGMKPTGYLKDGDVVEVRISKLGGVKNKMVFE; from the exons ATGTCTTGGGACCGTCTTATCCGtttcgtcgacgacaacgacgtgGAGCACTTCGGTGAGCCCCAGGTCCAGGACGAATCCGAGTTCACGGCGCTCCTTGATAAGAACGACCTGTGGGCCGTCGTGTACGACGGCGCCAGCCCCGTCTCGCCCCTGACCAAGGGTGAGCGCGTCCACGTCAAGGCCCTGAGGCCTCTCTTGACCCCCAAGGATGTCCCGATCATCCGCTGCATTGGTCTGAACTACGTCAAGCACA TCTTATCTGACATCCGAGTTGCAGTCAAGGAGGGTGGCCGGACACCGCCCCCTTACCCCTCCGTCTTCATCAAGCCTGCGACATCCGTGGCCGCGTGGAACGAGGATGTTCCGATCCCCAAGGTTGCCCAAGACGGGACGGTGGACTACGAAGGCGAACTG GCCTTCGTGATTGGGAAGACGGGCAAGAACATCCCCAAAGAACAAGCCCTCGAGTACGTCGCGGGCTACCTGACGGCCAACGACGTCTCGGCGCGGGCGTGGCAGCGGGACccggccaaggccggcggcgtgccCCAGTGGTGCTTCAGCAAGGGCTTCGACAAGTTCGCCCCCTTCAGCCCGGTGCTCGTGTCGCCGGCGGTGGTCGGGAACGCCAGCGACCTCACCCTCCAGACGTTTGTCAACGGCGAGGAGAGGCAGAACGAGAGCACGGGCGACCTGctcttcggcgtcgaggagatcGTCAGCTTCATCAGCCAGGGCACGACGCTCGAGGCCGGGACCGTCGTGCTGACGGGCACGCCGTCGGGCGTCGGCATGGGGATGAAGCCGACGGGGTACCTGAAGGACGGCGATGTTGTCGAGGTCAGGATAAGCAAGCTGGGCGGTGTGAAGAACAAGATGGTATTTGAGTAA